Within Quercus lobata isolate SW786 chromosome 5, ValleyOak3.0 Primary Assembly, whole genome shotgun sequence, the genomic segment GGGAGAATTTATTGGAGTTCCATGTTTTGCTTTGCTAGTGGTTGAAGTGTTtaactttttatgttttgtttttattttaaagaaaatagttGATTCTTATATTTCTAGTGGCCACGTTGTAGATATGCAATGCAAACCAAATATCATCCTTTcgtcccttaaaaaaaaaagtactacgTCCACGATagttttacaatattttcacaataaattataggtggttagttgttattggttcaaatttgaacctaatgcttagattacttttttgctccaacaataaaaaccagtaacaacctgccacttaggatttgttgtaaaattgctatgaaaatgttatggacatatcatttcttttataaaaaaaaaataatgcattcGTAATTTTATAAGTGCCATGTTGCGGACATGCAACACAATTACACAAAaaccatattttatatatatatatatatatatatatatatatatatatttttttttctaattattatatgggataattacacataacccacctgtggtttgggcgaaaatcactttgcccACCCGTgatttgaaaagtatcacttaacccacctgagatGTGTTTCCGTCACTCTCTGTAACCCATCTCGGTCTCTaccgttacaaaaacaccttttaatcccaaaacagaacataatgtgaatcaaaacccccaaaactcaaacactttTCGAGAGAGAGACCCAGGGTGCGATCAGCTTGTTCTTCGTGGTTTGGAGCGTGTGGAGAGGgagaaaacacttgttttgcatCATCGAACCTAGGCAAGGTATGTGTGACTGCTGTTCATCTGCATTTGGGTCTGTTCTTGatttagggtttcagattttgttCAAGTGTGAACTTACTGTGTGAAAGTCTAAATTTGTACTTCCCAGGATTCGTGTTATGTTGAGATGTCTTCATCAAGTGGTAATTTCTCGGGTTTATGTGGACATATGTGCAATGAGCAGACTTGTGTTTTGAGAACAAGTTTGAGTTTGTACAATTTTGGGAGGAGGTTCTTGGGTTGTAGCCGTTATAAGGTTGGTCCTAAGTgtcctttctttgtttggattgataACTCAACCTATCCTCGTGGGAATGAAATTGCACCTTTGGCTCTAGAGAAGATGTCTAGGCTTCAGACTACTCTCCAACTTACAAATGAGAGGGAAAGGACAGCTCTAGAAACGGCAGAAGAAGCTAGGCAAATGGCAAAAAAAGCTCTTGAAGAGGAAGCCAAAGCtaaggagagggagagaaaggctCGAGCTGTCTGTGCAAAAGCTAAGGAAAAAGCCATTCTTGCTGAAGAGAAGCAAAAAATGTGGAAGTCTGCATGCATTTTGTCATggatcttttttattattgttatgttGCTGTGTTTTGGCTCAATTGAGTTCTCTGGAGTGAAGAGACCTAGATTGTTGCCCCTAAAGTAGCTAATTGGTTAGTAGAGATAGTTGTGGCAATGGTGTTAATGAATTTGCATTGTAATAGCACTAGCCTACTGATGTAATGTTTTGATGTgtcaatgaatgaagaattggTCAATTATTGAGTATTTTGTGCATATCATAACAACCATTTAATGGAAGAAGTAATGGTCAATTATCAATTTGGCTGTGCATACCTTAACAACCATTCcacaataaaaaattccatATACTATATCagaaaaatatacttggacacaatttgtagtagcaataaataattggctgtgcataccataacaaccattccaCAATAAAAACTTCCATACactatattagaaaaatatacttggacacaatttgtagtagcaataaataaacttccatataatttggttgtgcataccataacaaccattccaCAATAAAAACTTCTATACActctattagaaaaatatacttggacacaatttgtagtagaaataaataaactttcataTAATCTAGTTTGGACAAATATTGTTCCATACAAACTGTAATATCACAACTTTCATATAACAACCTGGAGTGTATTGTaccttaattacaaaaaagcacATTCCAAGGCCAGCAGTGAttgttttttacactaattgaTAATTACAAAAGGCCAACAGTggtcttcacaaaaaaaaaaaaaaaaaaaaaaaaacaaaaaggcccACATGTTCCCACTAGCTTTACTCCCTATACTGGCATGCGTACCCACTAGCTTCATTCATTTCTTGTCTTTACTCTTTCCTCTTTCCACCCACTGGATTCATTTTTGGTGGCCTTTGTGCAGCAAGCTGTCCTCTAGTTCTCACACCACCAATGCTCCCATCTGCATGTGAaggctacaaaataaaaaatagatccacttgttaaaaatatatccCAAGCTACACAACCATCTAGGACTAAGTTACCTGTGAAGAACTTGGTAAGATATCCCAGGTCTCCCTAGGTGTGTGAAACTctggttgtgaggaagagaaccATCCTGCTCTCTTGTGAGATGGCCTAGGTTGATTTCCTTGCGGTGAGAATGAAGGCTGAGTGGCAGACATCATGTTGTAGGTCTGAGTAGGCTGCTGGGATGGTGGCTGAGGTGCAGGCTAAGGTGCAGATCTAGGTGCAGGCACCCCTTCCCTTACCTGCAACAAAACCCAGTTTCAATACAGTGTTTATTGTAAgtctaaaaacttttttttttttttgccatttaaatCCTAATTACTTAcagctttttctctttgaagtcTCTGTCTCGTCTGTCATGGTGTCTCGCAGTGATGGCAGCCTTGCACCCTCTTGAGTTATGCCCTTCCTTTTTGCATTTCCCACATCTTACAGGTCTGTTCTGTCTACTTGCTTTGTAAGGGTTCCTAGGCTCATCAGAAGCCCTCTTTCTCTGCTTGGGTGGTCTGCCTGGTGGTTTGTATATGTGAGGTGCCAGGGGAGCAGGCTGTCCAATCTCAGCCCATTCTGACTGGCCAGGCATGGGAGGAAGTACCTCCTTGTATATCTCcatgtaagtttctttgaaGTAGCATGGGTGGGTATAGTCTTCTGGTGTCTCAATGTTTGTATAAATGGCTGTTATGGCATGTTTGCAGGGAATGCCATTTAAATCCCAAGACCTACAGTTACATGTCTTCTTCACCAAATCAATTACATGCCTCTCATACTGACTGCCTGCCTCATAAAGGAAACTACCAGCTGGGGTAGCACTAAATGCCTTACTTTCAACCTTCAATTTCTCCAACCTATCTTGTATGCTTGGACACAACTTTCCAGCATACTTCTGTATCCCTTCCCTTTTTGTGTAAAGCCTAGTCATAAGTCTAACCCTAATCCACTCCAACATTGCCAAGATAGACTTGTCCCTAGACTTCAATATCATTGCATTAAAAGACTCACTCAAATTATTTACCAAACAATCTGTTAAGGCCCTAGGAGTGAAATGTGACCTTGTCCACTATGTAGGTGCAATGTTTGCAAGATACTCATATGccttttcatccaaatcccTTACGTACTGCATGCATCTCTCAAACTCTTTTACTGTTGTGGCAGCAGCATACCTCCACAATGCATCCTTCAACTCCAATTCCTTGTGATTaactttgaaattgttgtagatGTATTTCACACAGTATCTATGCTCCACAGTAGGGAATAGTGTTTCTATTGCAGGTATAAGCCCCTGTaaataagcaaacaaacaaacaaaacaagttagTACAACAAACAAAGTCAACTATTCAAGTGTaactgaacaaaacaaaacttgcatACCTTTTGCCTATCAGAAATGAAGACCAACTGAAACTCCTCTGGCCTCCCTATATCATCAGCAAAAATTTCCGAAAACCATATCCAAGACTCCCTGGTTTCTTGTTCCACTACAGCCATGGCTACTGGAAAAATGTTGTCATTTGCATCCTTGGCAGTGGCAGATAAGATTTTCCCACCAAATCTGTGCTTTATGTGACAACCATCTAAACCTATAAATGGCCTGCATCCACCTAAAAATCCTACCTTCTGAGCATTGAACCTAACATACATCCTCTTAAATTTTGGTTAGGAAGTCTCCTCAGCCATTTCTATCTGCAGTATAACCCTACTCCCCTTGTCTACAATGGTTATCATTTGTGCATAGTCCTTAAAGACACCATATTGCAGTTGCTCATCTCCATTTATCAAATCCTTTGCCTTTCTCTTTGACCTATACACTTGGTTTACACTTAAGTCAACAGATAAATTTTTCATCACATGGTTGTGTACACCACTCACCtcccaatttggatttttgctaaaatcctcAATGAATCACTTAGCAACATAAGCTGATGTTGCTTGGCTATTTTTAAAAGACTTGGGACAGGTACAGTCATCAGTCAAGGTcttaatttgaaatgttagCTCTCCACTTATTTGAGATGCATAACATCTCCACCCACACCCATTCTTGCAGTGAACTGATATCTTGGTCCtctcattaagcttgaatttgatGTCAATACGTTTTTTGATTGCATACTCCCTCAAAGCAGCTCTGAACACCTTTGCATTAGGGAACTTCATCTCCTTCTTCAGTACAACATTTCTCATGTCACTCTTAGCATTAAACTCTACTTGCTCAGGTACCTGCTCATCATCAGACCCATCCATGCTTACCAGTTCATCCTCAAGGGCTGGCTCAGCCCACTTAGGGTCTGCATGGAATGCATTGCTTGATTCTGAGGCTGTGTGGGGTGCATTGCTTGATTCTAGGGCTGTGTGGGGTGCATTGCTTGATTCTGGGTTTGTATTGGGAGCAGAACCTTGTGGAGCTGAGTTTTGAGCAGCAAATATATCATCACCAAAGCCATCCCCCTTTAGGCCTTCATTTAgccaatcatcatcatcatcatcatcatctccttcaACATTCTGTTCTTCAGCTCTTGCATCAATGTCAACATCCtcaacatcttcttcatcatcactctcatcattattctcatcatcattctcatcatcttcatcatcattacTATCCAATTCTATTTCAACCCTTGCTGCATCACCGCTTACATCACCACTTGCATGACCACCTACACCATCTGCCACTCCCCCTCCATCACCACCTACACCACCATCTACCACTCCCCCTGCATTAGGATACTCAACTGCCAATGGCTCCACATCTATGTCAGTATAGATTATGATTTTTTCAGCATACCATGCCTTATGAAGGTTAGTCATGTTTACGACATCTGTATCTGTTTCTATGTCTCTTGAATCATGCTGTAGATCACCATCAGGAATTAAATACTTATATCTACTGTGTTCCTTAGGAGTACCAACTAGATGGCATAAATCCCGAATTTCAAAGTAACTCAACTTGTCAGGGTCAATCTCTATCAGTAAACGTATAGACCCACCTACATATTGTATGGTTGGCTCCTCCACAAAACATCCCCCAACATGAATTTCAAGGTCAAATGTGAAGTCAACCATCTGCaattaaaataagtattttgtTTACACACTGACATGCAGAAAATGACAAGGAGCCAAAAGAGACAACAAGCCAACAAATTGACAACAACACACGGACAAAGGACCACATAAAGCACATGCAAAACCAGATTCCCAACAAATTCATAGGGACCACACTACCCACAATTCACAAACAAGTGCAATCATTGACAAATAAACTTGATTCTTTCAGGTATATGCATTATAAAAACAACCCTAGCAAAATGCATATCCTAAGCGATTCTACACATAAATAGCAAAATGCacatttaacatacaaaaaaaaaaaatttattgtgcaGATGAACAGCAAAACCTAACTACGTGGGTGGGTCaccataaaaaaatgacatcaagaacccaaatgcaaatgaaaaacaatcacacataccttgcctaggttcgatgatgcaaaacaagtgttttctcCCTCTCCACATGCTCCAAACCACGAAGAACAAGCCTGATTGCACCTTGGGTCTCTCTCTCGAaaagtgtttgagttttgggggttttgattTGCGTTATGTTCTATTTTGGGGTTAAAAGGTGTTTGTGTAACAGCAGAGACCGAGGTGGGTTACAGAGAGTGACGAAAACACACCTCAAGtaggttaagtgatacttttcaaaccatgggtgggcaaagtgattttcgtccaaaccacaggtgggttatgtgtaattatcccttattATATTATTAGATATTATCACAAATTTAACTAATCAACGTAAAAAATACTAGgatttaatatttcttaaagttatgaattatgatataGAAAATACATTTGTAAGATAGATTTGTTTCTATAAAGGAATAATATATCTCTATATTTAATTGCActattttagttcattttttaaatatttttactaatttaatataattatttatattttaaataattattaaattaattatgacgttaTCACGGTTCAACCTCAGTTTaacctcggttcgacctcaaaaaccttgaatctCTCCTTTTACGATTCAGTGAACAGTCTGGGTTTCAAAACCTTATCCGAGATGAGGGTATGAGGGATCCTAAATCGAGTGACgatgtttttccaaacaaatttcttaGCATCCATATCTCTGATATTTGCTAATGACTCGgcttcaacccacttggtgaaataaTCTGTGCCGACCAGTAAATACCTCTTGTTTCCTGCTGCCTTAGGGAAAGGACCTATAATATCCGAaccccattgagcaaatggccaagggctggaaaAAGGATTGAGGACTCCTCCCGGTTGGTGAATGTTTGGTGTAAATCTTTGGCATTGGTCACACTTTTTAACATATTCCTGTGCTTTCTTTTGCATGCCCGGCCACTAGTATCCCTAAGTAAGGGCTCAGTGAGACAAAGATCTACCTCCCATGTGGCTTTCACAGATCCCCGCATGTAGTTCCTCCAGTAATAGCTCTGATGCTTCAAGATGTATACACAGCATGTATGGCCCAGAAAAGGAGCATTTGTATAACTTGTGGTCCTCGGATAGCCAAAACTGAGGAGCCTCTCTTCGTACTTTCTCAGCTTCTGACTTCTCCTTAGGCGAGATGTCCTCTTTAAGGAATAGCactataggatccatccagctcaGCCCTACCCTGATTTGATGGATCTGGACCATGCCTTTTTCGCCACAGCAGGCTTGCATAAGTCCTCAACAAGTATGACTCGAGGCAAATCTTGTGCCGAGGAGGTGGCTAGAGTAGCCAAGGAATCTGcatgtgtgtttccacttctaTGGATATGTATCAAGTTAAAAGATTCGAAACTTGCTTGCAAGTGCCTAACTTGATTCAAATATTACTGCATTCTCACATCCCTAGCTTCTAACTCCCCTTTCACTTGGCCTACGACTAGCCTCGAATCTGTGAACAGCTCTATTGCTTTCCCGCTCATTTTCTAAACCATAGCCATTCCCACCAATAGGGCCTCATACTTAGCCTCattgtttgtagccgagaaATCCAGTCTCAAAGATTTCTCAATAGTGATCTTCTCAGGAGATACTAGAACTAACCATACTCTAGATCCTCTCTAATTTGCTGCGCCACGAACGTGTACTTTCCAAGGTAAAGGATCTTGCAAGGAGAttatgccaaccgattttccatccatacCTTGCTTCTCTACTTCTACTTTCAATGGGGATTCAACAAATTCTGCTACTAGATCTGTGAGGACTTGACCCTTGACagaggtacgaggcatgtatttgatgtcaaaaaaTCCTAGGGTTGTCCCTTATTTAGCAATCCTTCTCATTTAACCAACACTTCGAAGTATAGATTTGAGCAGAACCTAAATTAGGACAACaactgtgtgtgcctggaagtaatggggAAGTTTACGTTTAGCAGGTACCATTGCCAAAATAGCATTCTTTAGTGGTAGATAACAGACCTTGGGTTCAtgtagtgacttgctcacataaCAAAACTAGCCTTTGTATACCACTATCAATTCGCACCAACACTAAGCTTACCGCATGTGGGGCTACAGCAATATAAGCAAACAGGACCTCATCCACTTCAAGAttggacatgataggtggccaAGAGAGGTATTCCTTGAGTTGTTGAAAAGCCAAGGCACACTCTTTTGTCCACTCAAATCCTTTTCATTTATTCATCAATGGGAAGAAGGGTCTGCAACTATCCGCTGATCTAGAAATGAACCAATTCAAGGCGGCAGTCATCCTTGTTAGCTTCtagacctctttgggattccgagaTGGTTGAAGATTGTTAATAGCCTTAACTTGGTCAGGATTGACTTCAATTCCACGATGAGTGACCATGTAGCCCAAAAACTTGCCTGATCCCACACCAAAAGAGCACTTGGAAGCATTAAGGCACAGCTTGTGTTTcctcagaatttcaaaaatatttccaaggTCTTTCACATGCTCGAACACCACCttgctcttcaccaccatatcatctatgtagacCTCAATATTCTTGTCCAATTATGGCTCGAACATCTTGAtcatcatcctctgataggtagaccctgcatttttcaaaccaaagggcatcactttgtagtagTAGTTTCCAGTGGGAATGATAAAAGCCATCTTCTCTTGATCTTCCAAGGCCAGTGGTATCTGATGGTATCCTTGGAAAGCATCTAAGAAACTTATCTGAGGATGGCCTACTGTACCAAGTAGTCTATTTGAGGCATGGGGAAGGGGTCTTTTGGACCGGCTTTATTCAAGTTTGTGAAATCTACACACATTTGCCACttcctatttttcttcttcaccaccacagTGTTGGCCAGCCACTCAGGGTAAAACACCTCCTTAATGGCCCGAGCTTGTTTAAGCTTTGTCACCTCATCCTTGACAGCATCAAAATGCTCATTGGATGAGTGTCGAGTTAGCTACTTTTTGAGGGTGACAGATGAATTAACATTCAAATAGTAACAGATGGAGTTTGGATCCACCCCCGGAGCCTCATAAACATTCTACgcaaacacatcaacatttcTCTTAAGAAACTCTATCAGCTCTTCCTTTTCCTGAGGAAGTATCTGAGCCCCAATCTGAAAGAATTTCTTTCGAATCATCACCAATAACAACCTTTTCTAAATCTTCACATTTTACCTCCTCAGCTGGTTCATTGATAAGCAGCACCAGAgtttttgattgctataagcccctTTTCGCAAAAGCCGAGGACTTATTCTCGTGCTGATGTAAGATGGCAGCCACCAGGCATTGCCTAGCCGTGGATTGACTCCCAAGGATCTCTTTAACTTGGCCTTCCGACaaatatttcactttttggtgcAAAGTAGAGGAGACGGCTCCTAGGGTATGAAGTCAAGGTTTGGCCACAATGGTCGTGTAGGGGGAATAAGCGTCCACCATTatgaaatccacctccaccacttcTGAACCAATCTGTATGGGTAGTCTAATCTGACCCTTTGGAGGAGAATCGTAGGCTATTAAATTCTCGGGTCTTAAATTCAGCACATTGTATAGGTCAGGGTACATAATCTCAGCACCACTGCCTTCATCCACTATCACCTTTTTCATGTCATACCCTCCAATCTTGAACGTGACCACAAAAGCATCATTATGGGACTATATGGTTCCAATCTTATTCTCGTCCGAAAAACCCAGCATCGGTCAGATATCCACTCTAGCCCTCTTCGGCTTCGAATTGGTGTCCTCGGTGGATAGTTGAGCCACAGACATCACTTTAGAGGGACAAGAACTAGTCCTCCCCAAAGTAGTAAAGATGATATTTATAATTCCCAAGggaggtcttgaagaagcatctccCCGGGGTGCTGAACCTGTCTGTCCCCTCTGACCACTAGAATGATGCAATAGCTGCTTTAACTTTCCTTCTTGAACCAGTTGGTTTAAATAGTCCCACAAATTTCTACAATCTTCTGTGGTGTGTCCCTGGTCCTGGTGGTATTGGTAATAAAGGTTTTGATTGCGTCTCGTGGGGTTTCCTGCCATCTTATTTGAccatttgaagaatgactcattcttaatcttcttcAAAACCTAAGTATTGGTAGACCTTGACTGCCCAACAAAGTCTCTCCGA encodes:
- the LOC115990320 gene encoding uncharacterized protein LOC115990320, with product MILKSRDKSILAMLEWIRVRLMTRLYTKREGIQKYAGKLCPSIQDRLEKLKVESKAFSATPAGSFLYEAGSQYERHVIDLVKKTCNCRSWDLNGIPCKHAITAIYTNIETPEDYTHPCYFKETYMEIYKEVLPPMPGQSEWAEIGQPAPLAPHIYKPPGRPPKQRKRASDEPRNPYKASRQNRPVRCGKCKKEGHNSRGCKAAITARHHDRRDRDFKEKKL